AGGAGCTCCAAGGGGgagcgggtgtgcggggggaaCTCAAAGGCGCGGGGGGTATAACGTCGCGCggatcgggggggggggggggtctCGCGTCGCGAGGAATTGCTGACGCagattttcgggttcgcgaacTGGGAATGGGAGAGGGGGAATCGGGGTCCGCGATCGCCGCCGCAGCCATCACCGCGGTGCTCGAGCTCTCCGTCTATTgcgaatttctctctctctcgccccgTACGCGATATCTCCAACTACACAGTCTTATCATTCCGGCTCTCTTTCTTACATCCGTTGCACTTACTCTTTCATATGCGGTCCCATACATGCGTTTTCGCCCATCATATCTATGTACCTCCTACTCAGTTCTGCACACTATTATACCGCAAAGGaatagaaaagagaaaataaagtagaataattatttataaattttttcatttatttatttcataacatatcatatacaatattgtctgaTGCATAAGTTCACAATCTACAAgactttttcatttattcatttcgTAAAGCGTCATACACAATATTGTCTGATGCATCAGTTCGCAATCTACGAGACAcgtcttattatatttttcatgcaaTATCTTTACAGcatcatttttattagtgatatgattttgacgtaaaatagtaacaaattgtttatatttttcaccaataatataaattttttttttatgtaattgataGCATACTTGTTCAACACAATCTTCCAGTTTTAATCAGAATAGTATAGTTGATGGCTTCATATACATACTAcccagcgagaaacgataatgaatttgacatcaattcgacgtcgaatcgacatcgaaatgatttcgatgtcgattcgatgtactatttctcactagGTAGTATTAGATAATGTTAActtcataatattttcttcatgtatttttacgaaatttaCAATTAGATCATAAATGAAAATTCTTGAAGAAGGTGCAGGTGTCTGCACGTGTTGCACAATATCCGTACGTTTCTCAATGAGCGTTTTCCACATCGCATAGGTCAGGTATAGCTGATCAATAATTCTACACAAGGTACAGCTCCCACACTGATTCCGATgtccaaatatttatatgctgtGGCAGTCAAAGCATATCTGCTTCCCAAGATGTGCTGAGTATAACGCGGTTGCGATAATGTTCTATAAAAAGaatcccaacaaaattacctttttaaaaaaaggtttaaaaaagtatacgcgccaagtatacgcgcgcataaAACGctctcaaaaatctatttttgtacaaaataatttttatttgtagtgcACATTACAAATGTGCACTAcaaaggaaattttaataaaattgtcttttccccaaaaagaacaaaaagttcattttttgtacaaaaattatgatatgaagaaaatgcgccaactatgaaaatggatgttcatacgaactaatataatataaatacaagttcgtatctccaaccgttctcgagatatacataatacaaggtttaattaattaattaattacgtaataaattaattattaattaattaaaccttgtattatgtatatctcgagaacggtaGGAGATACGAACTTGGGATAAGTACTAGTATTATCATATGtcttcgaattaattaattacttaattaattaattaattaattaattcaaagacATCTGATAATACTAGTACTTATCCCAAGTTTGTATCTCCAAtcgttctcgagatatacacgttacaaggtttaattaattaattaattaattaattcgaagaCCTCTGATAATCCTAGTGCTTATCTTAAAATCATATCTCTAAccgttttcgagatatatattttacaaggtTTAAACATCTGATCATACAGCCATCTGATggcaaaaaaagtaaaagtacaAATCCCCACCACTTAGCCGGGCGACGACAACGACAATAATAATGACGactacgacgtttcttaatcaaatttattcttgggcgaaaaattttaatcgcgaTATCTCCGCTTGTAAGTCACGTAgcggaaaattaaaaaaacttttattatataaattgggTACGAGTTATCTATTAACCCTATTGAGAAATCCATTGGTTCAGTcattgagatccgataattacGGTCTTCTCGCAAACGACGTCTTGCGTAAAAGAAGCACGGTGGTGCCTCGCtgcgcgtacacttggcgcgaggcactaccgtgcctcttgatataaaagaatgtaaaagattatagaaaataagaatataaaagattatagaaaatgtgaataaatgtagaaggaaATATAAACggcaagaatttaaaaattaaaaatacttacggtttatcaCACGCTTCATTTTGTTAAATCGGAACGTAGTAGTTCATTTTTTCGAGTTCATTTTTTCCTTCGGTTAACTAATGCGAGATTGGAACTTTCGTTCGTATTCCGCTGATTAACTGATGTGATACTGTTGTCAGAACTCTTCTTGCATTATATACCATCTCACACGTCTCAGTAGGAGGAACAATCgagagcgtcccagatgcgcacagtaataaacggacacagcaggctgagtgaaacggacacagtaacaaacagacacagaaCAAATGCGCatgaccaaatgcgcacggaccaaatgcgcacgaacttaccacatgggttgcgacttttcaggGCACCTTTACCGACGGGGTGGTTGCGGGAGAGGAGGCGAAACCCTCCTTGCACTCCcccgtgtgcgtgtgtgcgcgtgtgcgtgtgtacgcgcgcgtgtgtgtatgtgtgtgtgtgcaaagcattctctgcaccacatgggtttgcgactgtgtccatttcgcactgtgcgcatttggtccgtgcgcatttggtctgtgtccgtttggtctgtgtccgtttcactcagcctactgtgtccgtttattactgtgcgcatctggaactCACTTGtgacaaaatatgttttaacaCACATTTAATACTTACTGATGAGATCATACAAAAATCAcacattcaaataatgtgAATCTTTCAGAGGTCAAGTGCCGATGTACTGCTGCTGtgacaaaaaatacattttaggCACGTACATAAATCATTTGATACCTTCTGATGAGATCATTCAAAATCGCGCgttcaaataatgcaaatcttgCAGAAGTCAAGCACCGATATTAAGACAAAGAAACGAAGAGTTATAAATGAAGAAaaggaacctcgcgaactcaaaaattcagattttaataaaacgacAAATTCAGGACACTTGACGCGGCTATGTTGCTCAAGCTGTTGTACAAACTTATCACATCGCTGCAACCACACAAAACactcacaagggaacctcgcgaacccgtaaatactgattttaatgaaacttggcataaatgtagagggggtaaatacatgaatttagaaatttttagttggtgcccaaaaacgatttgaaggggtgaaaccacccttcaaagttgagacgatttttgcggttttttgatatatctcgtaaattaaacacaatattaaaaaaagttttatacgaaagttttgcagtataaatacctttatttaattatgctatttattttaaaaaaatttttttataaatttttttttttttttttttttttcgaaaaatgaatagcgtagttaaatggatttatgctgtaaaacttttgtatgaaacattttttaatattttgtttagtttacgagatatatcaaaaaaccgcaaaaatatCTCAACTTTGAAAGGTAATtttaccccttcaaaccgtttttgagcaccaactaaaaatttctaaattcatgtattcaccccctctacatttatgccaagtttcattaaaatcagtatttacgggttcgcgaggttcccttgtgagtGTTTTGTGTGGTTGTAGCGATGTGATAAGTTTGTACAACAGCTTGAGGAACATATCCGCGTCAAGTGTCCTGAATTTGTCGTCGGACAAAGACAATCGTTGATGGCGAGAATCGCGCGACTCGAGGGTGAAAAGATACGATTACAAAGATGTTTCGTGCATGTAGGTGGTGATTACGCGAGCACTAGTAATAACGCGGACAGACTCGTATGACGAGAGATAGATACAGCGAGAATCGCATTCAGACAGGTGCGgtgataaatacaaactatatTGAACCGCGAACGTTTTTAGAAGACGCAGGCGGTATAGTGCTCGAGCGAGTGCGGAACGCTCTAGAAAAACACAATAGGATGAAAGTGAATACGGCATTCAACGGCGTGTTTGTAACGGGTGATAAACGTGCcaacaaaagtataaatactaaaaattgtgaactatTTCAAACGTCGGATTTGGATGAGTGGTATGAGCGACGCGTTATTAAGCCCATATTAGCGTCACTCGAAGAGTTTTAAGAACGTGATAGCGGGTGGGCGCCgtcatgaatttttaatttgactctaaatataaataagtacaatcCTCTACACGCAGGGTGTTAAGTGACATTACCGCGAGAAATAATGATGAAGCGTGCGGTAGTGAACGTTAATATGAAGGACAATGCATGCTTCGCGTGGTCAATAGTCGCCGCTCTACATCCTGCTGaaagaaattcagaaaaaGAGTCATCATATCCTCATTATACGACGATCCTAAGCAGTTTGATGACATTGCGTTTCCCGTTACACTAAAGAACATTGGGAAATTTGAGAGTCTTAACAATGTATTGATCAACGTCTATGGGATCAAAAAGGAAGTGGCGATGCTAAAGATTCTTCCGCTGTGGCTCTCCAACGATATGAAAGAGAAGCgtgtcaatttattatatgtacaaaattcaCGCGAAGACAACGTGGGTCACTTTGTCTAGATAAAAAATCTGTCTCGCTTCATCAGCTCTCAACTGAGTAAAAATGAGcacaagaaatataatttgcgatcggtatgtatactatattattgtatatattaaaaagaattttcatgTTCTagcaaaaaagtaattaaaaatgtttttattattttttacaggtGCTTGCACTATTTTTCATCCTGCGAGAGGTTGCAATTACATGCTGTAGACTGTCAGAGGATGAACGACTGCGCTATCACATTGCCTGCCAAAGACGACAAGTGGTTGAATTTCCGGAATATAAACCACAAGGAGTGCCCTTTATCGCGAACCTCGAGTGTGTGTTGCGAAAGACGCAACACGATACAGAGCAAGCGTCATACATATATCAACAACATATATTTAGCATCGGATATTACGTACGATGCTCGTATGACGTCACGTTATCCATGTACCAGTTTCGTCGCGATAAAAATTGCGTCGCGTGGTTCACCAAACAACTTGAAGAATTAGCGCATAATATTAAGACTCGTTTATCAACTAATGTCCCCATGGAAACGTTATCAGAGGAACAGTTGGAGGTATACCGTAGCGCGACGCGATGTCATATCTGCGATAAGCCGTTCGCGTTGGATGATACGCGGGTGCGCAATCATTGCCACTTGACCGGTCGTTACCGCAGTCCCACGCATTCTCTCTGTAATCtaaattatcgaaatgtaTCACACATGTcggttatttttcataatttatctgaATACAATTTgcatttcattattaaggaAATAGCCACTGCGTTTAAAAGGTAGACCGACGTACTCCCCATCACGAAAGAAAAGTACATATCTTTCACAAAACATATCATAGACACATCCGATAAATTAGATCcacacaattacataaaactacggtttatagattcatataaattttttaatactggtCTCGAAAAATTGACATTATTTCtaggcaaagaaaaattaaaaattgtacgttccgAAGTTTTACACTTATCTGACGAagattttgatttattgacaCGAAAAGGTGTATTTCCATACGAATACGTTGACTACGTGGACAAGCTGCAGGACATGTGTTTACCGCCGCGCAAATTATCTTATAGTTCCCTGACCTCTGATACAGTATCCGAGAGCAATTACGTGCACGCCAAGAATGTCTGGAAGCGATTCTCCGTTCGAACGTTAGGTGAATACAGCgatctatatttgaaaacggatGTGTTGTTGTTAGccgacatttttgaaaatttccgcgataaatgtatcgaaagtTACAGTTTCGATCCCACGCATTATTACACTCTCTTCGGATACACATGGCGCGCTATGTTGAAATATACTAACGTTACTTTCAAACTGCTCACTGACATTGACATGGTAATGTTCATCGAGCATGGTATACGCGGCGATCTCAGTTAATGTTCAGGCAGATATGTACAGGCTAACAACAAATACATGCAGACGTACGATCCATTGAAACCATCCTCATATCTTATGTATTCTGACGTTAATGTTAAGTCGATTAACTGCAGCAGTCCGCATCGAGCGCATTGCGCAAGGttccgcgcaatccgctcgacaattagcgcaatgctccttagacagcattTGCTGTTTAAGCAAGattttggaatactgaccgatttacgccctcatgcaatcctccccttctctcGATTTGACTACCGaatttacagatatatataaacCGTCAAAAGAAAGTGAGGGACGGGTCAATTCGAAGTCGACAAACCGAGataacacacgacactctgttttgcggggtcgtgtatcgccgacacaaaacattgtaataaatacaaccacgacactctgctttgtgAGGTCGTGGACAGTGCACTCATAaacgcgacactctgctttgcggatCGCGATCTATTCGCACACTTTAAAGCagacattataataaaagtattcaaCACGAAGAAACGGTATGCGTGACCAAGTGCCCTCCttgcgagatctctggcagcgatccttAATGTACTCCCAAGAAGGGATACAACAATAAgcaaagataataatatatgtcaaAATGGGAAGTATCATTTATTAGGCGATAGTGCTTACCCAATAAGGGAATATCTTTTAACACAGATTTTACAAAGATTATGGAAATATTACTCGATCGCaaagaatatataacaaaaaactttCTGGAACTAGAGTGCTCATTGAAAATGCATTTGGTTTGCTAAAGTcgcaatttcgtcaattaatggAATTACAACTTTACAATgtcaaaaaaatgtcaaaatttataatatcgtGTTGCgtattgcacattttgtgTATTGATATGAAGGATTCATTCGATGTAGAATTAATAAACGAACGATAGTGACGAAATATTTAACATCGATGATTCTCAAGTTTTgggagaaatataattaaaaaggagAGGAGAGCAGAAGATAAATGAAATATGCGAGTTATTTGATAATGGTAAATAGTAAAtagatgatattttttaattcaaaggtttttggaaaatttgtacattttatgaaaaataaaaacataaaatgaaACAATATCTATTAcctgttaaatatttttatatttatagagtTTCTGTgtctcataatttttttcattgtactTAAttcttattctattattaatactttgatctgtatataatctatatactaatactataaaatgaaattaacaatctttattctttcaatatagtaaaaaataatagtaatgtgAACACTccataaaacataaactttttttttataaacatacacaatattaaagaaacaatattaaagataatattaaagatagaatTGGCAATAATGCAAGTACCCGCAATTTACTTGGTTAACTCCGAGagagtttatatataatacgaaAGTAACTTATTTGTTGGAAGTGCTTGGAaagttatattgatttttctttttgtaatatttctcacaaaattgtttaaataattcaagtttttctcGATGTCTTCGTTCTTTaccttcttctttcttttcgtgtATTTCTTTCAAAGTGTCTTCGACActtttagaaatctttttctttgcaTTTGTctctttattagaaatattttctttggcTTCATccttaaaattagatattgtTCGTTACTTGTTTAAGACTAAGTGTTTGGCAttcattaaaatctatatttataaacaaataatgttaaaattacaaaatataattaaaaaatttataagattaattacacgttttaaaattatatctcttCTATACTATCATCCAATTTTACAATTCTTGATAATTCATTTTCATAAGGAACATTTTACTTCGCCCTgtacttttattgttatcGATTGCCTTCTTTCGTTTCATGATGGTTTTATACCGATTTTCGCATTGCAGAGACgttttggaatattttttaaatccattGCTATTTTCTTTCACAtagttttctttgttttaaattgtttcatcGGACCAATCATAACCATATACTGACCATATTTATCTAGGAGTAATTTTGTTTCACCCTCACTCCATTCTGCCAAAtcttaaaatgtttatgttaTTAGAACTTTATTGCAttgatataatgatatattttatttacttagtTCAACATAACGATAACAAacgattaatatataataaaatattaaaattaagcagaacagtaaaaaacatttgctTCGAGGAGGTACTCACTCACCAAAATTCATCAAGAATCTAATGTTGAAATCACGTGAAATCAGAAATCAGTTAAAGTCGTTTTATTAAATCCAGGAAGAAATCACGTAAAGTTACGTTAAATCATTCGAAATCATTCGAAATCATTTcaagttaacaaaaaattgaaaccaCTTTGAAATCATGCTGAAATGACATGAAATCACAAAAAATCAGTAATCAGTCAAGTACTATTTGTGAGTGAATAACCCCtcaatttgattataatttccACGAGAAACAAGTATGTTACTTTTACTATTATCAGTCTCgtctatttttatactttcttgCAATTCCTGAACACTGCTACAACCAGATTGGGATTCAGAATTGGTTTCTGAATTTTGATGATCGCAGTTAATATGCTTCAATATTGTATCATATGATCTAACAAGCCCACAGAAACAtccagttttttattataaaaatgcctTTAacccttaataaaaaataattacttaaactAAACACGAAATGTCGAGGTTATTTTTTCGTTCTTTCCGCTGCTTTCCGCAGTCTAGTCAACTCTGAGTGGCACTGAAAATTTTGGCGTGTTCTTTTCCACTTGCACTATTCAGTGCCACCCATGGAACTTGACCAGTGTTGATGTGAACTGAGTGCGCACTAACTTTTTCCTAATCGAAAACGCTATTAGGTGGAGGATGGTGGAGAGggcgaagagaaagagaagccttcatttgcgcacagtacatttggacacgttgcaattgcccaccgtgctattagacacgaaacattgcacaccgttcagttgcgcACAGTTCGTTTGGACGCAGTTtaattggacaccgttcgatttgacaccgttcgattggacaccgttcgattggacacagttcgattggacaccgtttgattgcgcaccgttcgattgcgcaccgttcaattgcgcaccgttcaattgcacaccatttaagtcgcaaacctttgtgatgcagtgaatgctttacacacacacggagGGTGGTACAAGGGGAGGCTTTCGgtccccctcccgcacccaccccgtccaagtcacTAACccacattgcaaacgcagtcataatgtatgaatatttaatatgcgtttgattgaacggtgcgcaattgaacagtGTACAATTAAACATCGtacaattgaacggtgtgcaactgaacggtgcgcaatcaaacggtgcgcaatcgaactgtgtccaatcgaaatGTATTCAAtcaaactgtgtccaatcgaacggtgtccaattgaacggtgcgcaattgaacggtgcgcaatgtttcgtgtctaatagcacggtgggcaattgcaacgttCTGTGCGCCATTGAACCTCTCCCGAAGAGAAAGAGGGTGTATATAACGGAGCTCTGGATGGAGAGAAGGAGATGGGGatggaaggagagagagatggaaGGAGGTGAAACAGAAAGGGGGAGggaaggaagaggaggaaaggAGGACGAGCAGTAGCGAGACCGGAATGGAGACAAGGAGAGAAGCTGCAGGGAAAGGAGGCAGGATGAATGAGGAGAAGGATGAAAGGAGACGTGCGACGAGGTGGATGGGAGGTGACAGCGGTGGAGTGAACCGTGAGAGGGAGGGGTTGGAGAGGAGGGCTGGGAGACGAAGGAGCAGAGGAGGAGGGGTTGTAGGACGTGTCGTGCTGCTCCGTGCACGTCGGGGTCCGTCCCCCGTCAGGGGCCCTTGCACCGCTGCGCGTTGGTCTTTTAAATGTCGATGGGTTATTGTGGATAATGTCGCGGTTGTTCTCTTTCACGGTCACTCTATTTCACTAGGTGCTGCGCTCCCAGGGTTGGGGTGTTAATGAGGCACTCACGAAGTTCGTATGTcaaacacttttattttacagaataaCAAAGTCTACGCGATAGATTACAGTATTACGAGACAACTCTAACTGATTGAAATGACTGAGCCCGACTTGGCGTTGggctttctctttttattccaGTTTTCTGGGTTACGTTGCATCCTTGCCGATCAACGTTCCTGCTACTTAGCAAGGCTGCTGCGTCTGAATTTCGATTATTCGGCTCTAATTGGGCCGTTGCGCCATTTTCTCATTGTCGCGCTCGGAGTTGCgcgatctttttcttttgctacATTGATATTTCGCCGAATGCTTAGTCGCGGTCTACATATGTCGGTTACGAGGTCGGATAGGGAAATTCAGCCCGTAACAGGCGGGAAAACGGCGGATGAGGGCATGCaagaaggggaagggggggaGCTAGGATGTAATAGTCACTAAGGGCCAGGTCGAGTCGCAGGTTGGGGTTATGGAATGTAAACGGTTCGGGAACGCTCCGGGTCAAAAGCGCCTTGTAACTCCTGAGGGAACacaataaatctatttatctatattCTATGTCATAATTATCGTATTTGACACTCTGATAagcacatttatataataattaatatgataataattttgatatcacTTTTCCTTACACATATTTACTTACTCCTATTATTATGGCATAACTCACGtaaatattacgttttattATCAATCAAAATACCAACATTTACCTTATTTCATTTTGCGCACATGAATTACgcatatcttatatttttttattatcttagaTTAATGATTATTAACCCTTATGAAAAAGTAGTACTGGTTTTAATACTGGAAAAAGTATTGgtgaaagtgtgtgtgtgtgtgtgtatgtactGGAGCATAAATACTCAAA
This genomic stretch from Monomorium pharaonis isolate MP-MQ-018 chromosome 4, ASM1337386v2, whole genome shotgun sequence harbors:
- the LOC118645175 gene encoding uncharacterized protein LOC118645175, with the protein product MSTRNIICDRCLHYFSSCERLQLHAVDCQRMNDCAITLPAKDDKWLNFRNINHKECPLSRTSSVCCERRNTIQSKRHTYINNIYLASDITYDARMTSRYPCTSFVAIKIASRGSPNNLKN